The following are encoded together in the Leptolyngbya sp. 'hensonii' genome:
- a CDS encoding DUF2848 domain-containing protein, with the protein MNRNSSVTLQFTCYRDDQVFLSEATIDQLVLAGWTGRNPQAIEQHILELEAIGIPRPTSIPSFYSVSAQLLTITNVIKVDASQSSGEVEIVVLTLPDGLWIGVGSDHTDRALERQDILHSKQVCAKPMASKLWYFGDLTRHWDQLLLRSFLVKDGERHLYQEDSVASLQKPEYLIEAYADAGKSLSIGSALFCGTLPAKQHIVNSVGFEIQLLDPILNRSIEHRYHVTGNSISCESHW; encoded by the coding sequence ATGAACAGGAACAGCAGCGTTACGCTTCAGTTCACCTGCTATCGAGACGATCAAGTTTTCCTGTCAGAAGCAACTATTGATCAATTAGTACTAGCTGGATGGACAGGTCGCAACCCCCAAGCAATTGAGCAGCATATCCTTGAACTAGAAGCAATAGGAATTCCTCGCCCTACTTCTATCCCGTCTTTCTACTCTGTTTCAGCCCAATTACTTACCATCACGAATGTTATTAAAGTCGATGCAAGTCAATCATCGGGCGAAGTAGAAATTGTCGTTTTGACTCTACCTGACGGGTTGTGGATAGGAGTGGGGTCAGACCATACAGATCGAGCACTAGAACGTCAAGATATCCTACACTCAAAGCAAGTATGTGCTAAACCAATGGCATCTAAACTCTGGTATTTCGGTGATTTGACTCGACATTGGGATCAACTGCTTCTTCGCTCTTTCCTAGTTAAAGATGGAGAACGACACCTTTACCAAGAAGACTCTGTGGCAAGTTTACAGAAGCCAGAATATCTAATTGAAGCTTATGCCGATGCTGGGAAAAGTTTATCCATAGGCAGTGCTTTGTTCTGCGGAACCTTACCAGCTAAGCAACATATTGTAAATTCCGTTGGTTTTGAAATTCAACTTCTAGATCCTATTTTAAACCGCTCCATAGAACATCGATACCATGTAACTGGCAATTCGATTTCATGTGAATCTCACTGGTAA